The Lycium ferocissimum isolate CSIRO_LF1 chromosome 8, AGI_CSIRO_Lferr_CH_V1, whole genome shotgun sequence DNA segment TAGTGAGTTAGGTTTATGGAGAATGGGGAAGTCTATTCATGGTTATATATCTAGAAAGAGTATATGGATCGACGGGTCTTTGACAAACTCACTTGTTTCAATGTATGGAAAATGTGGCGATACGTGTAGTGCAGAATTGCTTTTTGACAATGCTGTTGATAAGAGTACTTATACTTGGACAGCAATGATCTCATGCTATAATCAAAATGGTTGCTATCATGAAGCATTGGCGTTGTTTGTGAAGATGCATGAGTTTGATGTGGAATACAATGAAGTGACTCTTATGGCTGTTCTATGTTCTTGTGCTAGGTTAGGTTGGCTAAACGAAGGGAAGTCAATACACGGTTATATAGTTAGAAATGCTTTAGATTGTGAGAGTGATCTTCTAGGTTCAGCTTTGGTTGACTTATATGCTAATTGTGGCAAGCTAAGTGATTGCCACAAGGTATTTGATTCATCTCAAGACAGACATATCGTCTCGTGGAATATGCTAATATCAGGTTATGTGCAGGAAGGATTTTCTGAGAAGGCATTGACACTTTTTGTGGATATGGTAAGAAAAGGAATATTGCCAGACTCGTATACTCTGGCAAGCGTCCTCTCAGCTTCTGGAGATATCGGGTTTTCTGAATTTGGGTGTCAAATTCATAGCCATGTTATTAGGACTGGTATTTCAACGGAGTTTGTCAAGAATTCCCTGATTGACATGTACAGTAAATGTGGACTTGTTGACTATGCGTTCACGATATTCAAGGATACACAAGAAAGAAGTGTTGTGACTTGGAATTCAATGATGTGTGGTCTTACCCAAAATGGTTTCTCTCATGAAGCTATCGGTCTTTTTGATGAGATATACTCAAACTTGAGCGAAATGGATGAAGTGACCTTCTTGGCTGCAATTCAAGCATGCTCGACTATAGGATGGCTGGAGAAGGGAAAATGGGTTCACCATAAGTTAATCCTCTTCGGTTTGAAGCATGATATGTATATTGATACTGCACTAATGGACATGTATGCTAAATGTGGAGACCTCCGGATGGCTCAAAGAGTTTTTGACAGTATGTTGGAAAGGAGCATAATATCTTGGAGTGCCATGATAGGTGGTTATGGAATGCACGGTCAAATCGATGATGCCATCTCACTCTTTGATGATATGGTAAATAGTGGAATAAAACCGAATGATATCATTATAACAAATATTCTATCTGGTTGCAGTCATGCTGGTTATCTCGATGAAGGGAAATATTTCTTTAACTTGATGATTGACTTAAACATTGAACCCAAACCCGAACATTTTGCATGTCTAGTTGATCTTCTGAGTCGAGCTGGTGATATAGATAAAGCCTATGAAGTCATCACTTCG contains these protein-coding regions:
- the LOC132067877 gene encoding putative pentatricopeptide repeat-containing protein At1g69350, mitochondrial, encoding MIQYMPLFRSCSNSRSLAQLHAHLIINGLHKNPQASTKLIESYSLMGSLKSSRLVFYTYPNPDSFMWGVIIKCHVWNTCFQESIFLYNNMINHISRTNSFVFPSVLRAISAIGDLGIGRKVHGRIVKCGFESDSIVETALLSMYGELGWMVYAKKVFDEMSVRDVVSWSSIISSYVRNGQANEGLEMFENLVMEGFEIDSVALLSAVEACSELGLWRMGKSIHGYISRKSIWIDGSLTNSLVSMYGKCGDTCSAELLFDNAVDKSTYTWTAMISCYNQNGCYHEALALFVKMHEFDVEYNEVTLMAVLCSCARLGWLNEGKSIHGYIVRNALDCESDLLGSALVDLYANCGKLSDCHKVFDSSQDRHIVSWNMLISGYVQEGFSEKALTLFVDMVRKGILPDSYTLASVLSASGDIGFSEFGCQIHSHVIRTGISTEFVKNSLIDMYSKCGLVDYAFTIFKDTQERSVVTWNSMMCGLTQNGFSHEAIGLFDEIYSNLSEMDEVTFLAAIQACSTIGWLEKGKWVHHKLILFGLKHDMYIDTALMDMYAKCGDLRMAQRVFDSMLERSIISWSAMIGGYGMHGQIDDAISLFDDMVNSGIKPNDIIITNILSGCSHAGYLDEGKYFFNLMIDLNIEPKPEHFACLVDLLSRAGDIDKAYEVITSMPFPADVSIWGALVNGCRIHKRMDVIKMIQQRLENMQTDDTGYYTLLSNIYAEEGEWNESRMVRSKMRSLGIRKLDGYSMIEVEKGIHTGKAHDTYSFA